The Flavobacterium sp. 140616W15 sequence TTGCACTGGCAGTCTTGTTAGAGTTCCCGACATGACTCGCTGGCAACTAACAACAGGGGTTGCGCTCGTTATAGGACTTAACCTGACACCTCACGGCACGAGCTGACGACAACCATGCAGCACCTTGTAATTTGTCTTGCGAAAAATCTGTTTCCAAATCGGTCAAACTACATTTAAGCCTTGGTAAGGTTCCTCGCGTATCATCGAATTAAACCACATGCTCCACCGCTTGTGCGGGCCCCCGTCAATTCCTTTGAGTTTCATTCTTGCGAACGTACTCCCCAGGTGGGATACTTATCACTTTCGCTTAGCCACTGAGATTGCTCCCAACAGCTAGTATCCATCGTTTACGGCGTGGACTACCAGGGTATCTAATCCTGTTCGCTACCCACGCTTTCGTCCATCAGCGTCAATCAATTAGTAGTAACCTGCCTTCGCAATTGGTATTCCATGTAATCTCTAAGCATTTCACCGCTACACTACATATTCTAGTTACTTCCTAATAATTCAAGTTTAACAGTATCAATGGCCGTTCCACCGTTGAGCGATGGGCTTTCACCACTGACTTATTAAACCGCCTACGGACCCTTTAAACCCAATGATTCCGGATAACGCTTGGATCCTCCGTATTACCGCGGCTGCTGGCACGGAGTTAGCCGATCCTTATTCTTACAGTACCGTCAAGCTGGTTCACGAACCAGGGTTTCTTCCTGTATAAAAGCAGTTTACAATCCATAGGACCGTCATCCTGCACGCGGCATGGCTGGATCAGGCTTGCGCCCATTGTCCAATATTCCTCACTGCTGCCTCCCGTAGGAGTCTGGTCCGTGTCTCAGTACCAGTGTGGGGGATCTCCCTCTCAGGACCCCTACCCATCGTAGCCTTGGTAAGCCGTTACCTTACCAACTAGCTAATGGGACGCATGCTCATCTTTTACCGTTGTGACTTTAATTATAAAATGATGCCATTCTATAATACTATGAGGTATTAATCCAAATTTCTCTGGGCTATCCCTCTGTAAAAGGTAGATTGCATACGCGTTACGCACCCGTGCGCCGGTCTCTACTTCCGAAGAAGCATACCCCTCGACTTGCATGTGTTAAGCCTGCCGCTAGCGTTCATCCTGAGCCAGGATCAAACTCTTCATCGTATATTTTTTATATTATATTGCGACTAAGATTCTATCGGTTATATTCAAATCTTGCGATTCTATTACTCTTTATTCTTTGTTTCGAAATCTCTTTCGAAACGGCTGTCAATTCAATATGTCTAAGAACTTGTCTACTTATTTTGTATCGCTTGTTTCTCAAAGCGGGTGCAAAAGTAATGAACTCCTTTTTAACTGGCAAGATTTTTTTGAAGTTTTTTTTAAGAAATTTTATTTCTCGTTTTCTTCGTTTTTCTTAGCAGTATTTCAAGGAACTTCCGTTGTTTTATCTCACTTAACTCTTATCTAAAGAAGTGTTCGATGAACTTCGTTTGCGGGGTGCAAATGTAACTTTCGTTTTCCAAACTCACAAGCTTTTTTTAATCTTTTTTTTAGAAACTTTCGCTTCCAAATCCGATTGTTTTGCTTACCAGTGTGTCAGTGAACGTCTTGTTTGTTGCGGGTGCAAAACTACCACCTTTTTATAGATAAACAATACTTTTCGATCGCATTTTTGCGCTTATTTTGCGTTTATTTTGCGTTTATTTCTTAACGCATTGATAACTCATACCTTACTGCTTGGCTGTTTTGGGGTTTTGTGAGTATTATCGCAATCAGAATGCGTTTTTGATAAAAACCTCTAAGTTCTTAGTGCAATTATTACGTGATTCTTATTAAGAAGAACTCTTTTTTGATACGCTTTCTTAACTAAACCTCATCTCAATACCTTAAAACAACAACCAAAGTAAATTCTATTCCTTATATACAATAAGAAACAACAATCCTTCCTATATATATATACTATTCAACTCTTACTTCTCTAGACACCCTTATATAATATAAAACCTACTACCCTAGCCCCAATAGAAATGGAAATCCTTTTATGACGGGGTTCGGCATAAAAGATTGAAATGTATAGTGGGATTGAGCTCCTAATAAATTTTACTCTTATATATAGTATAAACTTCTACATATATATTGTATGTATTTTTGTAATCCACTATATTTGCATTCATAAAATTATAAACAATGATTAAGATTACTTTACCCGATGGGTCAGTTAGAGAGTATGCTTCTGGCGTAACTCCTATGGAGGTTGCGAAAAGCATTAGTGAAGGATTTGCCCGAAACGTGATTTCGGCTTCTTTTAATGGTACAACTATTGAAACCGAAACTCCACTGACGACCGATGGTAGTCTTATTTTATATACATGGAATGACACTGAAGGTAAAAAAGCCTTTTGGCATTCGACTTCACACGTAATGGCTCAAGCTCTTGAGGAGCTTTTTCCTGGAATTAAACTAACTCTAGGACCTGCTATCTCAAATGGTTTTTATTACGATGTTGATTTTGGTGACCAAAAAATAACTGATGCTGATTTCAAAAAGATTGAAGACCGCGTTCTTGAAATTTCAAGAGGTAAACATGAATTCAAAATGCGCCCTGTAAGCAAAGCTGAAGCTTTAGAACTATACAAGGACAATGAATACAAAACTGAATTAATCTCTAACCTTGAAGACGGAACCATCACTTTCTGCGATCATGCTACTTTTACTGACTTATGTCGTGGTGGCCATATTCCTAATACTGGAATCATCAAAGCGATGAAAGTAATGAGTGTTGCTGGTGCTTACTGGAGAGGTGATGAAAAAAACAAACAATTAACTCGTGTTTACGGAACTTCTTTCCCTAAACAAAAAGACTTAACTGAATATTTAGAACTTCTTGAAGAGGCAAAACGTCGTGATCACCGTAAGCTTGGGAAGGAACTTGAGTTATTTGCTTTCTCTCAAAAAGTTGGACAAGGTTTACCTTTATGGCTACCTAAAGGTGCTGCTTTACGTGATAGATTAGAACAGTTCTTGAAGAAAGCTCAGAAGAAAGCTGGTTACGAACAAGTGGTTACTCCTCATATTGGTCAAAAAGAGTTATACGTAACTTCTGGTCACTATGCTAAATATGGTGCTGATAGCTTTCAACCAATTCATACTCCTGCTGAAGGAGAAGAATTTTTATTGAAACCTATGAACTGCCCTCATCACTGTGAAATTTACAATGTGAGACCTTGGTCATACAAAGATCTACCTAAGCGTTATGCTGAATTTGGTACTGTTTATAGATATGAACAAAGTGGGGAATTACATGGTTTAACTCGTGTACGTGGCTTTACTCAAGATGATGCTCATATTTTTTGTACTCCTGAACAATTAGACGAGGAATTCAAAAAAGTAATCGACTTAGTACTTTACGTATTTGGTTCTTTAGGTTTTGAAAACTTTACTGCTCAAATTTCTTTGCGTGATAAAGAAAACAGAGACAAATATATCGGTAGTGATGAAAACTGGGAAAAAGCAGAAAATGCTATTATCAATGCAGCAGCTGACAAAGGCTTAAATACTGTGGTTGAATATGGTGAAGCCGCTTTTTACGGTCCAAAACTTGATTTCATGGTGAAAGATGCCTTGGGAAGACAATGGCAATTAGGAACTATCCAAGTTGACTATAACTTACCTGAGCGTTTTGAACTTACTTATAAAGGAGCTGACAATGAATTACATAGACCTGTAATGATTCACCGTGCTCCATTTGGTTCGATGGAACGCTTTATCGCAATTTTACTAGAACACACTGCAGGAAATTTCCCACTCTGGTTAATGCCAGAACAGGCTATAATCTTGTCTTTGAGCGAGAAATATGAAATATATGCTAAAAAAGTTTTAGATTTGCTAGAAAATCACGAAATTCGCGCCCTAATTGACAACAGAAGTGAGACCATAGGTAAGAAAATTAGAGATGCAGAAATGCAAAAATTACCGTTTATGCTGATTGTAGGTGAGGAAGAAGAGAAAAACGGTACTATTTCTATTCGCCGTCATGGTCAAGAAGGAAAAGGAAACATTACAGTTACAATTGAAGAATTTGTCGCAATTGTGGACGAAGAAATAAAAAAGACATTAAAAGTATTTACAGTTTAACTTAAATTATAAAGTCATAGCAATAAGAAGCAACAGAGGTTACCAACCTCGCGTAGAAAAAAAAGATGCACACAGAATAAACAATCTTATTCGTGTTCCTGAAGTACGCCTTGTAGGCGAAAACATTGAGCCAGGCGTTTATAAAATAGCCGAAGCTCTACGACTAGCTGATCAATTTGAATTGGATCTAGTTGAAATTTCGCCAAATGCAGAGCCACCGGTTTGTAAGATCATGGATTACAAGAAATTTGTTTACGAACAAAAGAAACGTGATAAAGTCCTGAAAGCAAAATCGACTCAAGTTGTAGTGAAAGAAATTCGCTTTGGTCCTCAGACTGATGAGCATGATTATGAGTTTAAGAGAAAGAACGCTGAAAAATTTCTTAAAGAAGGTGCTAAATTAAAAGCATTTGTATTCTTTAAAGGACGTTCTATCATCTACAAAGATCAAGGTCAGATTTTATTATTGAGACTAGCTACAGATCTTGAAGAATATGGTAAAGTAGAAGCTATGCCAGTTCTGGAAGGAAAGAGAATGATTATGTTCATTGCTCCGAAGAAGAAAAAGTAAATTCAGTTTACAGTTTCAGTATTCAGTTTTACAACTTGAAACTTGAAACCTTAAACTTGAAAACAAGATAAGTAAGTAAGAATAAATTAAAACACTAGGAAAAATGCCTAAAATGAAAACAAAATCTAGCGCCAAGAAACGTTTTAAAGTTACTGGTTCTGGAAAGATTAAAAGAAAGCATGCTTTTAAAAGTCACATCTTGACTAAAAAATCTAAAAAACGTAAATTAGCTTTGACACATTCAGCGTTAGTTCACTCAACAGATATGAAAAGCATCAAACAACAATTAAGAATTATCTAATAATTCTTTAGGTTAAAACATTTAAAAATAACCTTGGAGTATGGCCGATAAGTTCCCTTGATTAAATTCGGGACGCCAGCTACAAAAACACATAAAAATTATGCCAAGATCAGTAAATTCAGTTGCTAAAAGAGCAAGAAGAAAAAAGATAATGAAGCAAGCCAAAGGTTTCTTTGGTAGACGTAAAAACGTTTGGACAGTTGCTAAAAATGCGGTAGAGAAAGCAATGTGCTACGCTTACCGTGATAGAAAAGTGAATAAAAGAAATTTCCGTGCATTATGGATTCAACGTATCAACGCTGGAGCTAGATTGGAAGGAATGTCTTATTCACAATTCATGGGGAAAGTAAAAGCTAACGGAATCGAATTGAACCGTAAAGTTCTTGCAGATTTAGCAATGAATCACCCTGAAGCTTTCAAAGCAGTACTTAATAAAGTAAAATAAACGTTTTATAAACTCAATTTATATTACTTACTTATATAAAAACCCAATCTTTCGATTGGGTTTTTTGTTTTTTAATACATGGATAAAAAGGTTCCTTCTGATCTTGCTATTTATCTGTGACTACTTTTGCCACAAAAGAAGATATTTCTTTTGTATCTGTGTCTTCCTTGACTACATATATCCCTAATACATTATTTTTATATACTGTGTTGGCACTTGTAACACTTGAACCTGGAAACTCAATATCTATCCAATTTGCTTCTCCAAATGATCCATCTGAATTTCGACTAACTGAAACGAAAGATGCTCCATTACCCTCACCATTTAAAGTTATCCAATCAGCAGGCATATTATAACCGTTGTCTTTAGAATCTGTAATTCCTTCAAAATGAGTGATTATTGACAAAACTGTTTCGTTTTTATAACTAAATGTTTTTAAATTACTTATCTTTTTAGTTTTACCATTATAATCTACAAGAAATGCTTGACTAAGCTTTCCTAATTTATGGCTTGAATAACCACCTGCCAATGTATAACTATCTTCGCCATTATACCAAATCCCATAAAGAGTATTAGTTATTGAATCTGGCAACTTAAATTCTGTATATTCTTTAGTTGTTATATCGCATAGAAATGCATACCCGTTTTTATCATTCTCTACATCATAATTTCCAACTGCAATTCCCCCCATAATACTGTGGACAAAGACATTGTTAGTATTTCCATTGTTTGGCGAAATTCTAATCCAAGTTCCTGATCCATCCAAAGGTCCTTCATAATAAAATCCAAGATTCCCACTTGGTAATCCCCTGTAGCTGTTGTTATTTTATATGCCCCTACAATTTGTATAGATCTGTCTGGTCCGTTATTGGGTCCATAACATGAAGTATTAGTGACTATCTCTGATGCTGTACTTGGAAAATTAACGACATGCCATTTTCCATTGTTACCATTTCCAATTAACTTTCCTTCGTAAATTAATCCTTGAACGATATTATTTTCTCCGAGTAAACTAGCCGTGATATATACATTTTCTGAGTTAGAAACTCCTCTTATTCCTTGTATTGTTGTTTGTCCATCTGGATTATTAAAATCCATATAACTTACTGCACTAACTTCTAGATTTAGATTTTGTTCCATAATGTTTTTTTTTAGATTATTAATTAGTTTACCCTTTTACATTACTATATCATCAATAATCTTTAGTTGAATTTTACTGTGTTAAAGACATCTGTCGGAGTATTTACCCAGAGTTTGTCTACCTCTAGCTGATGTAATTGCTCTTCTAACTCCATTCTTATTTCACTATACCCAGGATCATAAGCTAGATTATTAATTTCTAGTGGATCATTTACTAAATCATATAGCTCGTATTGTTTGAAATAAGCACTTGATGCATCAAAGTAATAATCGAATTTCCATTTTTCTGTT is a genomic window containing:
- the thrS gene encoding threonine--tRNA ligase, with the translated sequence MIKITLPDGSVREYASGVTPMEVAKSISEGFARNVISASFNGTTIETETPLTTDGSLILYTWNDTEGKKAFWHSTSHVMAQALEELFPGIKLTLGPAISNGFYYDVDFGDQKITDADFKKIEDRVLEISRGKHEFKMRPVSKAEALELYKDNEYKTELISNLEDGTITFCDHATFTDLCRGGHIPNTGIIKAMKVMSVAGAYWRGDEKNKQLTRVYGTSFPKQKDLTEYLELLEEAKRRDHRKLGKELELFAFSQKVGQGLPLWLPKGAALRDRLEQFLKKAQKKAGYEQVVTPHIGQKELYVTSGHYAKYGADSFQPIHTPAEGEEFLLKPMNCPHHCEIYNVRPWSYKDLPKRYAEFGTVYRYEQSGELHGLTRVRGFTQDDAHIFCTPEQLDEEFKKVIDLVLYVFGSLGFENFTAQISLRDKENRDKYIGSDENWEKAENAIINAAADKGLNTVVEYGEAAFYGPKLDFMVKDALGRQWQLGTIQVDYNLPERFELTYKGADNELHRPVMIHRAPFGSMERFIAILLEHTAGNFPLWLMPEQAIILSLSEKYEIYAKKVLDLLENHEIRALIDNRSETIGKKIRDAEMQKLPFMLIVGEEEEKNGTISIRRHGQEGKGNITVTIEEFVAIVDEEIKKTLKVFTV
- the infC gene encoding translation initiation factor IF-3, which produces MNNLIRVPEVRLVGENIEPGVYKIAEALRLADQFELDLVEISPNAEPPVCKIMDYKKFVYEQKKRDKVLKAKSTQVVVKEIRFGPQTDEHDYEFKRKNAEKFLKEGAKLKAFVFFKGRSIIYKDQGQILLLRLATDLEEYGKVEAMPVLEGKRMIMFIAPKKKK
- the rpmI gene encoding 50S ribosomal protein L35 — translated: MPKMKTKSSAKKRFKVTGSGKIKRKHAFKSHILTKKSKKRKLALTHSALVHSTDMKSIKQQLRII
- the rplT gene encoding 50S ribosomal protein L20; amino-acid sequence: MPRSVNSVAKRARRKKIMKQAKGFFGRRKNVWTVAKNAVEKAMCYAYRDRKVNKRNFRALWIQRINAGARLEGMSYSQFMGKVKANGIELNRKVLADLAMNHPEAFKAVLNKVK